Below is a window of Candidatus Zixiibacteriota bacterium DNA.
CGAGGCGGAAACGCCGGAACAAATTGCCGCCGCGATCAGCGACAGCGCTTCCGGCCTGGTGCCGCAAGCGACGGTGCGGATTGTCGCGCTCGCAAGCGGCGGCGACGAACGCGAACCGGTGGTTGAGCAATCGGGCTTGCGCTTCGGTTCGGAGGCCGGGCGCGCGCGCCAGAGCCAGTTGCTGACGGAATGGATTGGCCGGTTGACGGTTGGCGAGGAGAACGAACGACGTCTCTCGCGCGCCGAGCTGGTTGCGATGGTGTCGGGAGAAGGCCAGATGCAGTTGGCGAAAGCACTGGCGGGATTGCCGGAAACGGTGACGCTGTGGAGTCTGCCGATGCGAACGCCTGAGGCAGCGCTGGGAGCGATCGTCCTTCTGGGCCTGCCGGACGAACCGATGGCGAAGGAGAGCCTCGAACTGCTGCGGCGGTTAGTGGATGTCGGAACACTGAAATTGGCGCGGCGGACCAGGAATGCAGCGCCGGCGGCGACTAATCCCGATCCGATTGTGCCGACAACGACAGCGCGGCGCATGGCGGCGCCGGCGCCGCCACCGGAGCCGGTGGGAAGCAACGGGACCTCGCTGCTGGATTTCGTCACCTGGCATCGTATCGACAGCAATGTTGATGCCGCCGCCTTGGCGGGCGAGAATCGGGCGGTGCCGGCGGCCATCGAAGCGCTGGTGAAGACATTCTTCTCCGAGCGGGCCGGGCGACGACTATTCTTGTCCAGTTTTGAAGATGAACACTACCGCTATTTCCAGTTGACGGTGAACGAGGTTGAAATGCGGCGTTTCCGCGAGCAACGGGTTGACGTCGGCGACTGGCAACCGGCGGTCGTGGCCCTGGATTTCCCCGAAGCATTTCGGTCGCTGCCCGCGGAATACGCGGTGGCACCGGGCGAAGGGAATGTCGAAACGCTGGTCTGGCGTTTCGTCCGCGCCGACCGCAAGAAAGACAAGGGGCGCCGACTGAATATTCTGGGGATCGACGACCAGGAAGTAATTCGCGATTTGCTGACGAATATCATCACGCGGATGGGGCACCGCATCAGCACCGTCGCCGGCGGCCATGAGGCCCTGCGCTTGTTCCGGCAGGAGCACTTCGATCTGGTGATCGCCGAAGCGGGTCTGCCCGACATCAGCGGCTGGTCGATTGCCGAGCAGGTGAAGTTGCTGGCGCCGCAAACGCCGGTAATCATCCTGTCGGGATGGGACTCGCTGCAACGACCCGAGCGGATGGCGAGCGACGCGGCAGACTTCGTGCTAACCAAGCCGTTCAAGATGGAACAGCTGGACAAGATGATCGGCGCCGCCTGCGAAATGATCGCCGGATAATCGACAAGCTTCAAGCGCGCCAAAGTTCTTCCGATAATAGAATTGGCTCTACATCTACTATTCGGGAGAACCATGGAAAAGATACGCCTCCTTGACAATATCGATGCCTCGAAGGACTTACTGTCAATTCCCGACACGCTCATCCGAGTCCTGGAAGCCGTGTCCTCGGAAGAAACCTCCCCGGACCAATTGGCTGATATCATCCTGAAAGACCCGTCCCTGACGGCGCGCGTGCTCAAGATGTCCAACTCCAGCTACTATATGCGCAGCGCGCAGATCAAGACCGTACATCAGGGAATCCGGGTGCTGGGGGCGAATGCCATCAAGTGCATTGCGCTGTCGGTTTCGGTATTTGTGCCGCCGCGCAAGGATTCGGTGCTGGGCGAGCCGGAACTGCGGCAATTCTATTTGCATTGTATCGGCGTTGGCCTGTTAGCGCGCAAAATGGCGCAGAATCTCGGCATCAAGAACACCGAGGAGGCGTTTGTCGCCGGGTTGCTGCATGACCTGGGCAAGCTGTACATGATGAATGCGCATCCCGAGGCCTATCTGCGGGTGCGGGAAATGATCAATAGCGGCGACGACGACATCGAAGCCGAGCGCCGCGTGTTCGACGTCGACCACGCCGAACTGGGCAGCATCATTGCCACGCGCTGGCGGTTGCCGGAAGACTTGCAGCGCGTTGTCCGCTCGCATCACCATCTCGATCTAAATCCCAATTCCGACCGGCTGCTGGCGATCGTGCAATTGGCCAATATTCTGGCGCGCAACATCCAGACGCCGAACATCAAGTACATCGAGCGCAATTCGCATCAAGTCGCGCGGCTGGCGGAGTCGCTGCAATTCAATCGCGAGTTTATGGATAGCCTGGCCTTCGAGTTGCTCGACGAAGCGGTTGCAGCGGCGACGACCATCGGCATCGACATCGGCAATTCGACCGACCTGCTCACGCGCGCCAACCGTGAGTTGTGCCGCTCGTACCTGACGATTGAAGGATTGTTCAAGGACCGCCAGGAGCTGTCGGGCAAGCTGCTGGCCGAGGAGCGACTGGCGGGGATGGTGCGTTCGAAGAACATCGCCATCGCGACGCTCTCGCATTACCTGAACAACGTCGCGACGGCCATCAGCGGGCGCGTGCAGTTGCTGCAGATGGCGGTCGAGAAGAAGGAAATCGTCGATCGCACCGGCAAAATCGACGTCTCGCTCAAGGTGGTCGAAAACTCGATCCTCAAGATTCTGGCCGTCCTGGCCGAGCTGAAGGCGCTGTCGCGTTTCGACGACCAGGAGTTCTATAACGACTCTGATGCGATCAACATCGACGAGCGCATCCGTGAGCGCATGGAAGCCTTCGACCGGCAGATGGTCAATTCTTAGGATTCGAGGCGAAACACGGAAAAACCAGGGCGCGGACTCCGCGCCCTTTTTTGCTTGCAGACCGGTGACGAAAAGAATTGCTTGTAATGTAGACCCGTGAAAGATAGAATGACGCCATGATCCAGACTACAACGGTTGGCAACTATCCGAAGCTTTCGTCCACGAAGGGCGATGTGAATATTCGCAAGATGCTGCATCGCTTCGACAAGGGCGAGATCGCCGCCGCGGAGTTGACGGCGGCCTATGATCAGGTAACCGCGCGCGTTCTGCGCGAACAACGCGAAGCGGGGATCGACTTGCCGACCGACGGGCAAATTCGCTGGGACGACCTGGTGACGCCGTTGGCGGCGCGGCTGGACGGCTTCCACAGCGGCGGTCTGCTGCGGTGGTTTGACAACAACGTGTACTATCGCCGCCCCCGCGTCACGGGGACGGTGCGCTGGCGCGAAGCGATCATGGCGGCGGATCATGCCAAAGCGGCCAGGGAGTTCGGCGGTCCGGTCAAGGCGGTACTGCCGGCGCCGTTCAGTTTCGCGCAGTTGTGTGAAGACCAGCATTATCGCTCGATGGAAACGCTGATGGCCTACTTGGTGTCGGTATTGCGCAGTGAGACCGAGGCGTTGATCAGGGCGGGCGCGCGGCACATTCAGTTTGACGAGCCGTGTCTCCCAAAACTGCCGGAGTACGG
It encodes the following:
- a CDS encoding HDOD domain-containing protein, producing the protein MEKIRLLDNIDASKDLLSIPDTLIRVLEAVSSEETSPDQLADIILKDPSLTARVLKMSNSSYYMRSAQIKTVHQGIRVLGANAIKCIALSVSVFVPPRKDSVLGEPELRQFYLHCIGVGLLARKMAQNLGIKNTEEAFVAGLLHDLGKLYMMNAHPEAYLRVREMINSGDDDIEAERRVFDVDHAELGSIIATRWRLPEDLQRVVRSHHHLDLNPNSDRLLAIVQLANILARNIQTPNIKYIERNSHQVARLAESLQFNREFMDSLAFELLDEAVAAATTIGIDIGNSTDLLTRANRELCRSYLTIEGLFKDRQELSGKLLAEERLAGMVRSKNIAIATLSHYLNNVATAISGRVQLLQMAVEKKEIVDRTGKIDVSLKVVENSILKILAVLAELKALSRFDDQEFYNDSDAINIDERIRERMEAFDRQMVNS